One genomic region from Leptolyngbyaceae cyanobacterium JSC-12 encodes:
- a CDS encoding putative acetamidase/formamidase (IMG reference gene:2510094114~PFAM: Acetamidase/Formamidase family): MPKTLFKVDLTKPMDQQELPGHNRWHPDIPAVVSVNPGEVFRIECKDWTDGQIKNNDNPDDIRDVDLTVVHVLSGPIWVNGAQPGDILVVDLLDIGALQGDEWGFTGIFAKENGGGFLTDHFPKPAKAIWDFQGIYTTSRHIPNVRFAGITHPGLIGCAPSHELLATWNKRETELMATQPDLRTYGAGLNGNVPVLAALPNPTNAILGTLPKSEYERVAAEAARTVPPREHGGNCDIKNLSRGTRIYFPVYVEGAKLSMGDIHFSQGDGEISFCGAIEMSGYIDLHVDIIKDGVEKYGLTNPIFKPGPVEPRYSEYLVFEGISVDEYTGKQYFMDVHIAYRRACLNAIEYLKKFGFTGEQAYLLLSCAPVEGRVSGIVDIPNACCTVAIPTEIFDMDILPT, encoded by the coding sequence ATGCCCAAAACGCTTTTTAAGGTTGACTTGACCAAGCCAATGGATCAACAGGAATTGCCTGGTCACAACCGTTGGCACCCCGATATTCCAGCTGTTGTTTCAGTCAATCCTGGTGAAGTATTTCGGATTGAGTGTAAGGACTGGACAGATGGGCAAATAAAAAATAATGACAATCCTGATGACATCCGTGATGTTGACCTGACTGTAGTTCATGTTCTTAGCGGTCCAATTTGGGTAAACGGAGCACAGCCCGGTGATATTTTGGTGGTTGATTTACTGGACATTGGTGCTTTGCAAGGCGATGAGTGGGGCTTTACCGGAATCTTTGCGAAAGAGAATGGGGGCGGTTTTTTAACAGATCATTTCCCGAAACCAGCAAAAGCAATTTGGGATTTTCAAGGCATTTACACTACATCTCGGCATATTCCCAATGTGCGGTTTGCTGGTATTACTCACCCGGGGTTGATTGGGTGTGCACCATCCCATGAGTTATTAGCAACCTGGAACAAACGCGAAACTGAATTGATGGCGACTCAGCCGGATTTGCGTACCTACGGGGCAGGGTTGAATGGTAATGTTCCCGTTCTAGCCGCATTGCCGAATCCTACAAATGCAATTCTGGGAACTTTGCCGAAATCGGAATATGAGCGCGTTGCAGCGGAAGCGGCTCGGACTGTGCCCCCGCGTGAACATGGTGGCAACTGCGATATCAAGAACCTTTCTCGTGGAACACGGATTTATTTTCCTGTTTATGTAGAAGGTGCCAAGCTGTCGATGGGCGATATCCACTTTTCTCAGGGGGATGGCGAAATCTCGTTCTGTGGCGCGATCGAAATGTCAGGTTACATCGATCTACATGTAGATATCATCAAAGATGGCGTGGAGAAGTATGGCTTGACGAATCCAATTTTCAAACCTGGTCCTGTGGAGCCACGCTACTCTGAATACCTGGTGTTTGAAGGGATCTCAGTGGATGAATATACAGGCAAGCAATACTTTATGGATGTTCATATTGCTTATCGTCGTGCTTGCTTGAATGCGATTGAATATTTGAAAAAGTTTGGTTTTACGGGTGAACAGGCCTATCTATTGCTCAGTTGTGCTCCAGTTGAGGGGCGTGTTAGTGGCATTGTGGATATTCCAAATGCTTGCTGTACGGTAGCTATTCCAACTGAAATCTTTGATATGGATATCCTGCCAACTTAA
- a CDS encoding hypothetical protein (IMG reference gene:2510094115): MQRESNLPRILGKPTLLALQEIATRPTGALISACEHTFNRADIA; the protein is encoded by the coding sequence ATGCAGCGAGAGAGTAACTTACCTCGCATTTTGGGAAAACCAACACTACTTGCCCTGCAAGAAATTGCAACAAGACCTACCGGGGCATTGATATCTGCCTGTGAACACACATTCAACAGAGCAGATATCGCTTAG
- a CDS encoding leucine rich repeat protein (IMG reference gene:2510094116) has protein sequence MFLRFISQLVCFSVVLFSSALAVEAVPSATLSYQTFAEWCRNQATLPKETQFTIAVLLQSVNTLDCDRADERLAKTYSLDLTDSKIADLSPLRSLTHLKQLYLGNNRITDIEPLEALTDLTHLYLSYNQISDIHAIGKLINLNYLFLSSNQIEDIGALQALKQLEGLDLVSNKVRNLNPLQPLLNLTYLDLSFNQIKDISPLKSLTKLQELSVSAQAIVDLRPLNSMINLVHLDVSGNQISDLTSLQSLTNLVSLGLGGNRITDVTPLRFLSKLNTLHLGENQVKTLQPLATLKSLKILYVQGNPLNSERCPVQPASVCRF, from the coding sequence ATGTTTCTTAGATTTATTTCTCAACTCGTATGCTTCAGCGTTGTTTTGTTTAGTAGTGCCTTAGCTGTAGAAGCAGTTCCTTCTGCTACGCTGTCTTATCAGACATTTGCAGAATGGTGCCGCAATCAGGCAACGTTACCCAAAGAGACGCAGTTTACGATTGCCGTGTTGCTTCAATCTGTCAATACATTGGATTGCGATCGCGCAGATGAACGACTGGCTAAAACATATAGCCTGGATTTGACGGATAGCAAAATTGCCGATCTCAGCCCATTGCGATCACTAACGCACTTAAAACAGCTTTATCTAGGAAATAATCGCATCACAGATATCGAACCCTTAGAAGCACTAACTGATTTAACCCATTTGTATCTAAGCTACAATCAAATTTCAGACATCCACGCCATCGGAAAACTAATAAACTTAAACTATCTATTTCTCTCTTCTAACCAGATTGAAGATATTGGTGCTTTGCAAGCTTTAAAGCAATTGGAAGGATTGGATCTTGTCTCTAATAAAGTTCGTAATCTTAACCCACTCCAGCCATTATTAAATTTAACCTACCTTGATCTCAGCTTCAATCAAATTAAAGATATTAGTCCACTAAAATCACTAACAAAACTTCAAGAGTTATCTGTTTCAGCGCAAGCAATTGTTGATCTGCGTCCGTTAAACTCCATGATTAACTTGGTGCATCTTGATGTTAGCGGCAACCAAATTTCTGACTTAACCTCTTTACAATCTCTAACAAACTTAGTCAGTCTGGGATTGGGAGGAAACCGAATTACAGATGTTACGCCGCTAAGGTTTTTGTCTAAACTCAACACACTCCATCTTGGTGAAAACCAGGTCAAAACACTTCAACCTCTGGCAACACTCAAAAGTCTTAAAATTCTGTATGTCCAGGGCAACCCACTAAATAGTGAACGTTGCCCAGTTCAACCTGCCTCTGTTTGTCGGTTTTAA
- a CDS encoding response regulator containing a CheY-like receiver domain and an HTH DNA-binding domain (IMG reference gene:2510094117~PFAM: Response regulator receiver domain; Bacterial regulatory proteins, luxR family), with protein sequence MSEPGDIRVVLIEDHDLTRIGLRTALKQQVGIQVVGEASNANQGLKVLESLCPDVAVVDIGLPDMDGIELTQKFRQLQAEKADGATKILILTMHDSEDAVLAAFAAGADSYCMKDVSIEQLVEAIKATQTGSSWIDPTIANVVLHQIRQVAPNGRAAHGTKTVEIGAMDAEFEQVLESYPLTERELEILELIVSGYSNAAIADKLYITVGTVKTHVRNILSKLCAEDRTQAAVRALRSGLVA encoded by the coding sequence ATGAGCGAGCCAGGCGATATACGTGTTGTTTTGATCGAAGATCATGATTTAACCCGCATCGGCTTGAGAACTGCTCTAAAGCAGCAGGTAGGTATTCAAGTAGTAGGTGAAGCTTCCAATGCCAACCAGGGATTAAAGGTGTTAGAGAGCCTTTGTCCTGATGTGGCGGTGGTTGATATTGGACTACCGGATATGGATGGGATTGAATTGACTCAAAAATTCAGGCAACTTCAAGCAGAGAAGGCAGATGGGGCAACAAAGATTTTGATCCTGACAATGCATGATAGTGAAGATGCTGTGCTGGCTGCATTTGCGGCTGGAGCCGATTCCTATTGCATGAAGGATGTCAGCATTGAGCAGTTAGTGGAAGCTATTAAAGCGACTCAAACTGGAAGTTCCTGGATTGACCCAACGATCGCGAATGTTGTACTGCATCAGATTCGCCAAGTGGCACCCAACGGTCGAGCGGCTCATGGCACTAAGACAGTGGAGATTGGTGCAATGGATGCAGAGTTTGAGCAGGTGCTAGAGAGTTATCCTCTAACTGAACGCGAATTGGAAATTCTGGAACTGATTGTGTCCGGGTATAGCAATGCCGCGATCGCTGATAAGCTGTATATCACCGTCGGCACTGTTAAAACGCACGTACGCAACATTCTGAGCAAACTCTGTGCAGAAGACCGAACTCAGGCAGCCGTTCGAGCATTGCGATCAGGATTGGTTGCTTAA
- a CDS encoding putative protease of the Abi (CAAX) family (IMG reference gene:2510094119~PFAM: CAAX amino terminal protease family), protein MILLALSCAIALGLHSEPSAAWESHYAITGRAPFNQPEFYPISQTPPENLYRPTANWMGRLILPTVQQQGDTDWVWMEVYQAPARAKDLIGKQVRVEWSQKPSVQQYVTTVTRDVQFTPHVEEKQRTTGNLYPIRLNGRSRVGPLQAIAGARPKDDVIVALSGNLGITQTADGTTTLQLETEPAMETGRYYALVKILGSVKNSPTQFIPKACPGTRPCPSELFRVQHYNPATKRFDGIEEIIRIPQQPVDGFGVYASTPRELEKSPAGTAGWYVYGAQDKTGLFTVQAIKPRSLFQLQPQQIILDQGKGLDWINYNNWKDTEKHKGTIQTVLIDPTSAQPEAAIANWKEGDRVLVMHLFGGRGGKNGEKAAMGTVTGHFSYGIAEIVREPFTNELQVDVRYEQVYATNIEGIIAGTNTWTNYMGNLQRGWMGTRPVADVLIKLDAIAQAYDFDGNMLSPLDEFIRQLQIINARYRTGDGTGAADVTAATSCVQDSNQALFLTIQRIRETVESSPAIQQWWSFHPNDPTIQRFEKLVALGNDLEQQLTPLGIVRGDWKLNADALSGTGTEPPQFSRVGDGTANVLTALTSWRTILPRQAQDELSILFLRRGAALWVLRTNQVGGSDPDIVPLAPTPAFGRWTFPGTDIRIVSILVARVLGALKLPNLWDWSVALGGLLAYAAIALPIGFSQGFLQVQVWKASKWQYLLLAVQLFLMPSLLEELIFRVVMLPYPGAGVTEQQWILWAIASLVIFVICHPLNAKTLYKNADPTFFNPIFLTLTLLLGIACIGVYYFTGSLLTITVIHWGVVVLWLMVLGGLERLHPEMTKPSTTAASHSTSSNDSAP, encoded by the coding sequence ATGATTCTGTTAGCTTTATCTTGTGCGATCGCGCTGGGGTTGCACAGCGAGCCAAGTGCTGCATGGGAATCTCACTATGCCATCACGGGTAGAGCACCGTTCAACCAGCCAGAGTTTTATCCGATTTCGCAAACTCCGCCAGAAAATCTCTACCGTCCAACTGCAAACTGGATGGGGCGGTTAATCCTACCAACAGTTCAACAACAGGGCGACACCGACTGGGTTTGGATGGAAGTGTATCAGGCACCTGCCAGAGCAAAGGATTTGATTGGAAAACAGGTGCGGGTGGAATGGAGCCAGAAGCCTTCGGTGCAACAGTATGTGACGACAGTAACGCGGGATGTGCAATTTACGCCGCATGTTGAAGAAAAACAGCGCACCACAGGGAATCTATATCCTATACGGTTGAATGGACGATCGCGGGTGGGACCATTGCAAGCAATCGCGGGAGCCAGACCCAAAGATGACGTAATTGTAGCGTTATCAGGGAATCTAGGGATTACTCAAACCGCCGACGGGACTACCACGTTACAACTTGAAACCGAACCCGCGATGGAAACCGGGCGCTACTACGCGCTGGTCAAAATTTTAGGCTCAGTTAAAAATTCTCCGACTCAATTCATTCCTAAAGCTTGTCCAGGAACCCGACCCTGTCCCAGTGAGCTATTTCGAGTTCAGCACTATAACCCAGCAACCAAAAGATTTGATGGGATTGAGGAAATCATTCGTATTCCACAGCAACCTGTTGATGGGTTTGGGGTCTATGCCTCAACTCCACGAGAGCTAGAAAAATCGCCTGCCGGAACTGCTGGCTGGTATGTTTATGGCGCGCAAGACAAAACTGGATTGTTTACAGTACAGGCAATTAAGCCGCGATCGCTGTTTCAACTCCAACCCCAGCAGATAATTCTGGATCAGGGCAAAGGGCTGGATTGGATCAACTACAACAACTGGAAAGATACCGAGAAGCATAAAGGCACGATCCAAACGGTGTTGATTGATCCAACTAGTGCTCAGCCAGAAGCCGCAATTGCAAACTGGAAAGAGGGCGATCGCGTATTGGTGATGCATTTATTTGGGGGAAGGGGGGGCAAAAACGGCGAAAAAGCTGCAATGGGAACCGTGACTGGACATTTTTCCTATGGCATTGCGGAAATTGTGCGAGAGCCGTTTACCAACGAACTGCAAGTTGACGTGCGTTATGAACAAGTGTACGCCACCAATATTGAAGGGATCATTGCTGGAACTAACACTTGGACGAACTATATGGGCAATTTGCAACGGGGTTGGATGGGAACTCGCCCGGTGGCAGATGTGCTCATCAAACTGGATGCGATCGCGCAAGCTTATGACTTTGATGGCAACATGCTTTCTCCCCTGGATGAGTTCATCCGCCAGCTTCAGATTATCAACGCTCGTTATCGTACCGGCGATGGCACTGGAGCGGCAGATGTCACGGCTGCCACATCCTGTGTGCAAGATTCCAACCAGGCATTGTTCCTGACTATTCAACGGATTCGGGAAACAGTAGAGTCTAGCCCCGCAATTCAGCAATGGTGGTCATTTCATCCCAATGATCCCACTATTCAACGCTTTGAAAAACTTGTGGCGTTAGGAAATGACCTGGAACAACAATTGACTCCCCTGGGGATTGTTCGTGGCGACTGGAAATTGAATGCGGATGCCTTGTCTGGCACTGGTACAGAGCCACCTCAGTTCAGTCGAGTAGGGGATGGAACTGCAAATGTATTAACTGCTCTCACCAGTTGGCGAACGATTTTACCTCGCCAGGCGCAGGATGAACTGAGTATCTTGTTTCTGCGACGAGGAGCGGCCCTCTGGGTTCTGCGTACCAATCAGGTAGGGGGAAGTGATCCGGATATTGTGCCGCTCGCCCCCACTCCCGCTTTTGGACGGTGGACTTTTCCTGGGACTGATATCCGGATTGTGTCAATATTAGTTGCCCGTGTTCTGGGTGCTCTGAAGTTGCCGAATCTTTGGGACTGGAGTGTTGCGCTAGGGGGATTGCTGGCATATGCCGCGATCGCATTGCCAATTGGATTCTCTCAAGGATTTTTGCAAGTTCAAGTCTGGAAAGCCTCTAAATGGCAATATCTCTTACTAGCAGTGCAATTATTCTTGATGCCTTCGCTATTGGAAGAATTGATTTTTCGCGTAGTAATGTTGCCTTACCCTGGTGCAGGTGTGACTGAGCAACAGTGGATACTTTGGGCGATCGCCAGTCTGGTTATATTTGTTATCTGTCATCCATTAAACGCCAAGACACTGTATAAAAATGCTGACCCTACCTTCTTCAACCCCATTTTTCTTACCCTGACCCTGCTGCTGGGCATTGCCTGTATCGGTGTTTACTACTTCACAGGTTCCTTACTAACTATCACAGTCATTCACTGGGGGGTTGTGGTGCTCTGGTTGATGGTGCTTGGCGGTTTAGAAAGATTACATCCGGAGATGACTAAACCTTCTACAACTGCGGCATCTCATTCAACATCTAGTAATGATTCAGCACCATAA
- a CDS encoding hypothetical protein (IMG reference gene:2510094120), with translation MLPFVAVPSTIAQEFGKYRDLFCRGAGFEQVSRYVTGLLLSENKTLQGIAGQWVAGGEVGGRRAMHAAVFEAGWRSSELMSHHRAVIAKEHQGRGREVISLDWTLSHHDWGKQIFGVKRSYDYVEHRMSCFQTVVTATIANRHLIDGIDVVVQFPDFSVAEREYLKVTAKSHYDDLDQVRERLIEMLHYHKNRLEYRKRTEIAVEIVRQVEAEGQFPTADYAFDNGVLTVELTTMIESAGKHWVSEVESSRNILWDDQWQRVDAIGLELRIHHPESFRPIQVTCRNGETKPIWAFTKVVRLKKFGRKRLVIVHEQADLQDPPRFLLTDALHWESGRVMQTWSYRWSCEVFHEVSKQHTGLESAQVRNEEAVNRHFRLSCVAQSILQRTACSGAQSERFEFAQGKQTVGQKLYTLTRQAFDDLLQFIVTRCSHGHTNEQILQALLPS, from the coding sequence ATGCTGCCCTTTGTCGCTGTGCCATCGACGATTGCTCAAGAGTTTGGGAAATATCGAGACCTGTTCTGCCGAGGCGCAGGCTTTGAGCAGGTGAGTCGCTATGTGACCGGATTGCTGTTGAGTGAGAACAAAACCTTGCAAGGGATTGCCGGACAATGGGTAGCAGGTGGGGAGGTCGGCGGACGAAGAGCGATGCACGCAGCGGTGTTTGAGGCGGGCTGGAGGAGTTCAGAGTTAATGTCCCATCATCGTGCTGTGATAGCCAAAGAGCATCAGGGGCGAGGGCGAGAAGTCATCAGTCTGGATTGGACGCTCAGCCATCACGATTGGGGCAAGCAGATCTTTGGGGTGAAGCGATCCTATGATTATGTGGAACATCGGATGAGTTGCTTTCAAACGGTGGTGACGGCGACGATTGCGAACCGCCACCTAATTGATGGGATTGACGTGGTGGTGCAGTTTCCAGATTTTTCAGTGGCAGAACGGGAGTATCTGAAGGTGACGGCAAAATCCCACTATGACGATTTAGACCAAGTGCGAGAACGACTGATTGAGATGTTGCATTATCACAAGAATCGATTGGAGTATCGCAAACGCACCGAGATTGCCGTCGAGATTGTGCGCCAAGTGGAAGCGGAAGGACAATTTCCCACCGCCGATTATGCGTTTGACAATGGGGTGTTGACTGTTGAGTTAACCACCATGATTGAGTCCGCAGGAAAACACTGGGTGAGTGAAGTTGAAAGTTCTCGCAACATCTTGTGGGATGACCAATGGCAACGGGTAGATGCGATTGGTTTAGAACTCAGAATCCATCACCCAGAGAGCTTTCGCCCGATTCAAGTCACTTGCCGCAACGGCGAAACGAAACCGATTTGGGCATTTACCAAAGTCGTGCGCCTCAAGAAGTTTGGACGCAAGCGATTGGTCATCGTCCACGAGCAAGCAGATTTACAAGACCCACCTCGCTTCCTGCTCACCGATGCGTTGCATTGGGAAAGTGGGCGAGTCATGCAGACTTGGAGTTATCGATGGTCCTGCGAGGTCTTTCATGAGGTGAGCAAACAGCACACCGGGCTAGAGTCGGCTCAGGTGCGGAACGAGGAAGCGGTCAACCGTCACTTCCGTCTTAGTTGCGTGGCGCAGTCGATTCTGCAACGGACTGCCTGTTCTGGCGCACAATCTGAACGATTTGAGTTTGCTCAAGGCAAGCAAACGGTGGGACAGAAGCTCTATACCCTCACTCGTCAAGCCTTTGATGATTTGCTGCAATTCATTGTGACGCGATGTTCTCACGGACATACAAATGAACAGATTTTACAAGCTCTCCTCCCCAGTTGA
- a CDS encoding glycosyl transferase possibly involved in lipopolysaccharide synthesis (IMG reference gene:2510094123~PFAM: Bacterial sugar transferase), translated as MRLATNAEVASPELIRSENADPHPSVFSLFKRLIDILGSCIGLLVLAIIFVPIAIAIKLDSPGPILYSQQRYGLLGKPFRIYKFRSMVVNADQLKSQVENEAKGLIFKNSNDPRITRVGRFLRKTSLDEFPQFWNVLKGEMSLVGTRPPTADEIALYREHHWRRLNVKPGITGEWQVSGRSLIRDFEDIVQLDLRYQAQWHPFYDLVLIFRTLLVLLTKNGAY; from the coding sequence ATGAGATTGGCAACTAATGCAGAGGTCGCATCGCCTGAATTAATTCGATCAGAGAATGCAGATCCGCACCCTTCCGTGTTTTCCCTATTCAAACGCTTGATTGATATCCTGGGGAGTTGTATTGGGCTGCTGGTACTGGCGATCATTTTTGTTCCGATCGCGATTGCGATTAAGCTGGATAGCCCTGGACCTATTCTTTATTCTCAACAGCGCTATGGGCTACTAGGAAAGCCATTTCGAATTTATAAGTTTCGCTCCATGGTTGTGAATGCAGACCAGTTGAAATCCCAGGTTGAAAACGAAGCAAAAGGGCTGATTTTCAAAAACTCCAATGACCCTCGAATCACCCGAGTCGGGCGTTTCCTGCGGAAAACCAGTCTAGATGAATTTCCTCAGTTCTGGAATGTCTTGAAGGGCGAAATGAGTCTGGTGGGAACTCGTCCACCCACTGCTGACGAAATTGCTCTGTATCGAGAACATCACTGGCGACGGCTGAATGTCAAGCCTGGCATCACAGGAGAGTGGCAGGTAAGCGGGCGATCGCTGATTAGAGATTTTGAAGATATTGTTCAACTTGATTTGCGTTATCAAGCTCAATGGCATCCCTTTTATGATCTGGTTTTGATATTCAGAACGCTTCTGGTGCTACTTACCAAAAATGGAGCCTATTGA
- a CDS encoding non-canonical purine NTP pyrophosphatase, rdgB/HAM1 family (IMG reference gene:2510094124~PFAM: Ham1 family~TIGRFAM: non-canonical purine NTP pyrophosphatase, RdgB/HAM1 family), with translation MSVLIVATGNPGKLKEMQAYLADLNWELRLKPNNLEVEETGQTFMENACLKASQVAQAMGEWAIADDSGLEVDALNGEPGVYSARYGNCNSDAERTQYLLNNLAGQANRAARFVCAIAIARPDGTIALQSEGVCSGEILTAPRGESGFGYDPVFYMPEHQMTFAEMPVTLKNAVSHRGKAFQALLPQLIHL, from the coding sequence ATGTCAGTTTTGATTGTTGCTACTGGAAACCCAGGTAAATTAAAGGAAATGCAGGCATACCTTGCAGATTTGAACTGGGAACTGCGCTTAAAGCCGAATAATCTGGAGGTTGAAGAAACGGGGCAAACATTTATGGAGAATGCTTGTCTTAAGGCATCTCAGGTGGCGCAGGCAATGGGAGAATGGGCGATCGCAGATGATTCGGGGTTAGAGGTAGATGCTCTAAATGGTGAACCAGGTGTTTACTCGGCTCGATACGGCAATTGCAACTCTGATGCCGAACGGACTCAATACTTGCTTAATAACCTGGCAGGACAGGCTAACCGCGCAGCCCGATTTGTATGCGCGATCGCGATTGCACGACCCGACGGAACCATTGCATTGCAATCGGAAGGAGTGTGTTCTGGTGAGATTTTGACAGCTCCACGGGGGGAAAGTGGATTTGGGTATGACCCCGTCTTCTACATGCCAGAACACCAAATGACCTTCGCCGAAATGCCAGTTACTCTTAAAAATGCTGTAAGCCATCGGGGTAAAGCTTTCCAGGCTCTTTTGCCTCAGCTTATTCACCTGTAA
- a CDS encoding lysophospholipase L1-like esterase (IMG reference gene:2510094125~PFAM: GDSL-like Lipase/Acylhydrolase) gives MQIAAVASRSRFAHSVHPLKIVALGDSIIYGFGDPVGGGWVERLRRSWMAPNSLGHAFYNLGIRGDGVKQVAKRLESEFRHRGELRNRVPDLMILSVGVNDSARIARPDGRNFTEFVTFQEQIEALLEQAQRLCPVLFVGMVPVDESKMPFLDCLYYSHSDQFRYKEATRVACEQRQIPYLDIFSRWMERGETWCQERMIEDGLHPNVAGYQSLLDDILSWYPFVERVSTTQA, from the coding sequence ATGCAAATAGCTGCAGTTGCGTCGCGATCGCGTTTTGCCCACAGTGTTCACCCGCTCAAAATCGTTGCCCTAGGAGATAGCATCATCTATGGATTTGGTGACCCGGTAGGGGGCGGATGGGTTGAACGTCTACGTCGAAGCTGGATGGCACCCAACAGTTTGGGACATGCATTTTATAACCTGGGCATCCGGGGTGATGGAGTAAAGCAGGTTGCTAAACGGCTAGAGAGCGAGTTTCGTCATCGAGGAGAGTTGCGCAACCGAGTTCCCGACCTGATGATCCTATCTGTCGGAGTTAACGATTCGGCTCGGATTGCTAGACCAGACGGGCGAAACTTTACAGAGTTTGTGACTTTTCAGGAGCAGATAGAAGCTTTGCTAGAGCAAGCACAGCGCCTCTGCCCGGTTTTGTTTGTGGGGATGGTTCCAGTAGACGAGTCTAAAATGCCATTCCTGGACTGCCTCTATTACAGTCATAGTGACCAGTTCCGGTATAAAGAAGCAACCCGAGTTGCGTGTGAGCAGCGGCAGATTCCCTATTTAGATATTTTTTCACGCTGGATGGAACGCGGTGAAACCTGGTGCCAGGAGCGCATGATTGAGGATGGATTGCATCCCAATGTCGCAGGCTATCAATCATTGCTAGACGATATTTTGAGTTGGTATCCCTTTGTTGAACGAGTATCAACAACTCAAGCTTGA
- a CDS encoding cytochrome c biogenesis protein (IMG reference gene:2510094126~PFAM: Cytochrome C biogenesis protein transmembrane region): protein MTRVKRFPLALLRSQPTRPPHKLFWLFALFLGAILLGWGVEQFLRSDLYRSIEELAFFTGETYDRWFTQQSTSNPLLLISLAFLGGLVASISPCILSLLPINLSYIGTQEIYSRRDAFVKAFSFVCGVVTVLSLLGLFSSFAGFVFVQFRGYFHVAVGIVIVLMGLTLADVICIPLPQNRWLTVLNQSSLAPSPKSHWRNTLQTQCLGPYSVGLTFALVSSPCTSPVMVSVLTAATATGSQLQSTLAMVSYALGYTAIIFLASLFTGLVKQTRSLLTYSSTIVRIASVVLLLTGSFYLINGVHWILSTLT, encoded by the coding sequence ATGACACGAGTTAAACGGTTTCCACTTGCGCTTTTGCGATCGCAGCCAACTCGACCTCCACACAAACTATTCTGGTTGTTTGCTCTGTTTTTAGGTGCAATCCTCTTAGGTTGGGGTGTTGAACAGTTCCTTCGCAGTGACCTATATCGCTCCATAGAAGAACTCGCCTTTTTCACAGGCGAAACCTATGATCGCTGGTTTACGCAACAATCTACCAGCAACCCATTACTTCTCATTAGTCTGGCGTTTCTGGGTGGACTAGTTGCTAGTATTTCACCCTGTATCCTTTCTCTACTTCCCATTAACCTCAGCTATATTGGGACACAAGAAATTTATTCTCGCAGAGATGCGTTCGTCAAAGCATTTTCCTTCGTCTGCGGAGTTGTTACCGTTCTTAGCCTCTTAGGACTTTTCTCCTCGTTTGCGGGCTTTGTCTTCGTGCAATTTCGGGGATACTTTCATGTTGCTGTTGGCATCGTCATCGTCCTGATGGGACTGACACTTGCAGATGTGATCTGCATTCCCCTACCCCAAAATCGATGGCTGACTGTGCTGAACCAATCGTCTCTGGCCCCATCTCCTAAATCCCATTGGAGAAATACCCTCCAGACTCAATGCCTCGGTCCTTATAGTGTTGGACTTACCTTTGCCCTGGTTAGTTCTCCCTGCACCAGTCCAGTGATGGTATCAGTGCTAACAGCCGCAACGGCTACAGGATCTCAGCTACAAAGCACTCTAGCCATGGTTAGTTATGCGTTGGGCTACACTGCAATTATCTTTCTGGCAAGTTTGTTTACTGGCTTGGTAAAACAGACTCGTTCTTTACTAACCTATTCCAGCACCATTGTGCGTATTGCCAGTGTTGTACTTTTATTGACGGGGTCGTTTTATCTAATCAATGGCGTTCACTGGATTCTTTCGACGCTTACGTGA